CTCTGCAATCGACACAGCAATTTCCGGTGAGGTGCGAGGCAAAATTACCGCAAACTCCTCACCTCCGTAACGAGCCACCAAAGTCTCCTGAGAAACTTCGCCTGCTGAATAATTTACAGCCTCAACAATTGTTTGTGCTACCTGTTGCAAACAAGCATCTCCCGCTTGATGTCCGTAAGTATCGTTGTATTTCTTAAAAAAATCAATATCGCATAAAATTAACGATATTTCTGCTACTTCCTCTCCTAATTTCTGCCATAATTTTTCTAGATATTCGTTAAAACAGCGGCGGTTTGCTACCTGAGTTAAGCCATCCGAGTTAGCAAGGCGATATAATTCTGAATTTGCTGATTGCAATTGATGATTGGCTGCTTCTAAATCAGATTTTGTTACAGATAAGTTGTAGTAAAGTTCGCTAATATACCAAGTAGCTTGTTGGTGAATTTGAGATAAGGCTAGCAATACTTGATGCACGTCTAACAGTCGGTAAACTTGAGGCTCTAACTGCACCAAAATCGGCTCGTAAAGCTGTTCCGGCGGCCGCTGCACGGCTCGCTGAGCTGCCATGACAATTAAAGCTACTCCTGGTAAAATCAAAATCTCAGTTTTAGCCATTTGATACAAAGCCGCAATCGGCCGACAAGCAAATATATCTACTCCATAAGGGCGGCTCATGTGTTCCATAAATCGCCGCCGCGATATCATGCCGAAATATTCGCCATTTAGTGTTAATATAACTCCCGGAAGCAGCGGGTGAGCTTGAAATATCTTTGCTACCTCTTTCGCTGGCGAGGAACCTTCAAGTTGAAAATTGAAGACAGCCAGATCCTTGAGAGTAGACTCTAAAGATAAATTTTCGGGTGGTTGGTTAGGCGAGTTAGATGGGGCGATAAATTCCACAGACACAGCGCAGGCTCGAATAAACAATAAAGCAAAAACAAAGCTAGTGTCAGCTATCAAATTAGATATTAACATTTATTGATGGGCTGTGACTGTATTCTGCATTACACTGTCTTTTAGTAAATAAGCTAATCTTTCAGACC
The window above is part of the Microcoleus sp. bin38.metabat.b11b12b14.051 genome. Proteins encoded here:
- a CDS encoding diguanylate cyclase, with protein sequence MLISNLIADTSFVFALLFIRACAVSVEFIAPSNSPNQPPENLSLESTLKDLAVFNFQLEGSSPAKEVAKIFQAHPLLPGVILTLNGEYFGMISRRRFMEHMSRPYGVDIFACRPIAALYQMAKTEILILPGVALIVMAAQRAVQRPPEQLYEPILVQLEPQVYRLLDVHQVLLALSQIHQQATWYISELYYNLSVTKSDLEAANHQLQSANSELYRLANSDGLTQVANRRCFNEYLEKLWQKLGEEVAEISLILCDIDFFKKYNDTYGHQAGDACLQQVAQTIVEAVNYSAGEVSQETLVARYGGEEFAVILPRTSPEIAVSIAEQIRVWVKKQEIENIKSPVSGCVTLSLGVASTVPGLEISKKDLIAAADRSLYQAKDAGRDRVILDVIKLDG